The Lycium barbarum isolate Lr01 chromosome 10, ASM1917538v2, whole genome shotgun sequence genome includes a region encoding these proteins:
- the LOC132614766 gene encoding UDP-glucuronate:xylan alpha-glucuronosyltransferase 1 isoform X1, which produces MEARRSIEDACKRRLQKIKVKDVGSIKPLQIPFQEKRNCKFHSLKLVLFLVVIGTFYMILSSPSICQQNNADSVSRQHFVNRWIWGASDPRYISDIDISWEEVSQALDQLSDQNKVVENIGLLNFNKDEITDWRQVIPNANQTVLHLDYAEKNVTWDTLYPEWIDEEQEDNVPSCPTFPKLEVPRTRFDLIAVKLPCRNEGNWSRDVARLHLQLAAGGLASSAKGKHPVHLLFISKCFPIPNLYRCNELVSRKGNAWLYKPDLSVLREKLQLPVGSCELALPFGTTEEEHSGIKRREAYATILHSAHVYVCGAIAAAQSIRMAGSTRDLVILVDESIGEYHRSGLEAAGWQVRTIQRIRNPKAEKDAYNEWNYSKFRLWQLTDYDRIIFIDADLLILRNIDILFRMPQISATGNNGTLFNSGVMVIEPSNCTFQLLMDHINEIESYNGGDQGYLNEIFTWWHRIPKHMNFLKNFWIGDDEVVKAKKTHLFGADPPILYVLHYLGYKPWLCFRDYDCNWNVDILQEFASDVAHHKWWKVHDAMPEQLQEFCLLRSKQKAQLEWDRREAEKAKFVDGHWKIKIKDRRLKICTDKLCNWKGMLKHWGQKKNWTDDPSFHPSPPTIRTKKAKTSSLSGI; this is translated from the exons AGAAGATGCATGCAAAAGAAGATTACAGAAAATAAAAGTGAAGGATGTGGGAAGCATAAAGCCCCTCCAAATCCCCTTTCAAGAGAAGAGAAATTGCAAGTTCCATTCTCTAAAGCTTGTGCTATTTCTCGTTGTGATTGGCACTTTCTACATGATTCTCTCTTCCCCTTCTATTTGTCAACAAAATAATGCTGACAGTGTTTCAAG GCAACATTTTGTGAACAGGTGGATATGGGGTGCTTCTGATCCTAGATACATATCAGATATAGACATAAGCTGGGAGGAAGTATCTCAAGCTCTGGATCAATTGTCTGATCAAAATAAAGTTGTTGAGAACATCGGCCTTCTTAATTTCAACAAAGATGAAATCACTGACTGGAGACAAGTTATTCCTAATGCCAATCAAACAGTATTACACCTTGACTACGCCGAAAAAAATGTGACTTGGGACACCTTGTATCCTGAGTGGATTGATGAAGAACAAGAAGATAATGTTCCAAGTTGTCCTACTTTTCCAAAACTCGAAGTCCCTAGGACACGCTTCGATCTCATAGCGGTCAAGTTACCGTGTAGAAATGAAGGAAATTGGTCTAGAGATGTTGCGCGATTGCACTTGCAACTAGCTGCTGGTGGTTTAGCTTCCTCTGCTAAGGGCAAACATCCTGTACATTTGCTTTTCATAAGCAAATGCTTCCCTATACCGAATCTTTATAGGTGCAACGAGCTTGTTTCTAGAAAAGGTAACGCGTGGTTGTACAAGCCAGACTTGAGTGTTCTTAGAGAAAAACTTCAACTCCCTGTGGGATCATGTGAACTTGCTCTTCCCTTTGGTACAACAG AGGAAGAACATTCGGGGATCAAAAGGCGTGAGGCATATGCAACAATCTTGCATTCAGCTCATGTATATGTATGCGGAGCCATAGCAGCAGCACAAAGTATTAGAATGGCCGGGTCCACGAGGGACCTCGTGATTCTTGTCGATGAATCGATAGGTGAGTATCACCGGAGCGGACTCGAGGCAGCAGGCTGGCAAGTCAGGACTATACAGAGAATAAGAAATCCTAAAGCAGAAAAAGATGCCTATAATGAGTGGAACTATAGCAAATTCAGGCTATGGCAGTTGACAGATTATGACAGGATTATTTTCATTGATGCTGATTTGCTTATACTTAGGAACATAGACATTTTGTTTAGGATGCCACAGATTTCGGCCACGGGAAACAATGGCACGCTCTTCAACTCTGGTGTCATGGTGATCGAGCCATCAAATTGCACATTCCAGCTCTTAATGGATCACATAAATGAGATTGAGTCCTATAATGGAGGTGATCAAGGCTACCTAAACGAAATATTCACGTGGTGGCATCGGATACCAAAGCATATGAACTTCTTGAAGAACTTCTGGATTGGTGATGATGAAGTGGTGAAAGCAAAGAAAACACATCTTTTCGGGGCTGACCCTCCAATTCTTTATGTCCTTCACTACTTAGGATACAAGCCATGGTTGTGTTTTCGGGACTATGATTGTAACTGGAATGTAGACATATTACAAGAATTCGCGAGTGATGTTGCACATCACAAGTGGTGGAAAGTGCACGATGCAATGCCCGAGCAGCTGCAGGAGTTTTGCCTTCTAAGATCAAAGCAGAAGGCACAATTGGAATGGGACAGAAGGGAAGCAGAGAAAGCTAAATTTGTAGATGGACATTGGAAAATCAAGATCAAGGATCGACGACTCAAGATATGCACAGACAAGTTATGCAATTGGAAGGGTATGTTGAAGCATTGGGGGCAAAAAAAGAATTGGACAGATGATCCTTCTTTTCACCCTTCACCACCAACCATAAGGACTAAAAAAGCCAAAACATCCTCCCTTTCTGGTATATAA
- the LOC132614766 gene encoding UDP-glucuronate:xylan alpha-glucuronosyltransferase 1 isoform X2 — protein MEARRSIEDACKRRLQKIKVKDVGSIKPLQIPFQEKRNCKFHSLKLVLFLVVIGTFYMILSSPSICQQNNADSVSRWIWGASDPRYISDIDISWEEVSQALDQLSDQNKVVENIGLLNFNKDEITDWRQVIPNANQTVLHLDYAEKNVTWDTLYPEWIDEEQEDNVPSCPTFPKLEVPRTRFDLIAVKLPCRNEGNWSRDVARLHLQLAAGGLASSAKGKHPVHLLFISKCFPIPNLYRCNELVSRKGNAWLYKPDLSVLREKLQLPVGSCELALPFGTTEEEHSGIKRREAYATILHSAHVYVCGAIAAAQSIRMAGSTRDLVILVDESIGEYHRSGLEAAGWQVRTIQRIRNPKAEKDAYNEWNYSKFRLWQLTDYDRIIFIDADLLILRNIDILFRMPQISATGNNGTLFNSGVMVIEPSNCTFQLLMDHINEIESYNGGDQGYLNEIFTWWHRIPKHMNFLKNFWIGDDEVVKAKKTHLFGADPPILYVLHYLGYKPWLCFRDYDCNWNVDILQEFASDVAHHKWWKVHDAMPEQLQEFCLLRSKQKAQLEWDRREAEKAKFVDGHWKIKIKDRRLKICTDKLCNWKGMLKHWGQKKNWTDDPSFHPSPPTIRTKKAKTSSLSGI, from the exons AGAAGATGCATGCAAAAGAAGATTACAGAAAATAAAAGTGAAGGATGTGGGAAGCATAAAGCCCCTCCAAATCCCCTTTCAAGAGAAGAGAAATTGCAAGTTCCATTCTCTAAAGCTTGTGCTATTTCTCGTTGTGATTGGCACTTTCTACATGATTCTCTCTTCCCCTTCTATTTGTCAACAAAATAATGCTGACAGTGTTTCAAG GTGGATATGGGGTGCTTCTGATCCTAGATACATATCAGATATAGACATAAGCTGGGAGGAAGTATCTCAAGCTCTGGATCAATTGTCTGATCAAAATAAAGTTGTTGAGAACATCGGCCTTCTTAATTTCAACAAAGATGAAATCACTGACTGGAGACAAGTTATTCCTAATGCCAATCAAACAGTATTACACCTTGACTACGCCGAAAAAAATGTGACTTGGGACACCTTGTATCCTGAGTGGATTGATGAAGAACAAGAAGATAATGTTCCAAGTTGTCCTACTTTTCCAAAACTCGAAGTCCCTAGGACACGCTTCGATCTCATAGCGGTCAAGTTACCGTGTAGAAATGAAGGAAATTGGTCTAGAGATGTTGCGCGATTGCACTTGCAACTAGCTGCTGGTGGTTTAGCTTCCTCTGCTAAGGGCAAACATCCTGTACATTTGCTTTTCATAAGCAAATGCTTCCCTATACCGAATCTTTATAGGTGCAACGAGCTTGTTTCTAGAAAAGGTAACGCGTGGTTGTACAAGCCAGACTTGAGTGTTCTTAGAGAAAAACTTCAACTCCCTGTGGGATCATGTGAACTTGCTCTTCCCTTTGGTACAACAG AGGAAGAACATTCGGGGATCAAAAGGCGTGAGGCATATGCAACAATCTTGCATTCAGCTCATGTATATGTATGCGGAGCCATAGCAGCAGCACAAAGTATTAGAATGGCCGGGTCCACGAGGGACCTCGTGATTCTTGTCGATGAATCGATAGGTGAGTATCACCGGAGCGGACTCGAGGCAGCAGGCTGGCAAGTCAGGACTATACAGAGAATAAGAAATCCTAAAGCAGAAAAAGATGCCTATAATGAGTGGAACTATAGCAAATTCAGGCTATGGCAGTTGACAGATTATGACAGGATTATTTTCATTGATGCTGATTTGCTTATACTTAGGAACATAGACATTTTGTTTAGGATGCCACAGATTTCGGCCACGGGAAACAATGGCACGCTCTTCAACTCTGGTGTCATGGTGATCGAGCCATCAAATTGCACATTCCAGCTCTTAATGGATCACATAAATGAGATTGAGTCCTATAATGGAGGTGATCAAGGCTACCTAAACGAAATATTCACGTGGTGGCATCGGATACCAAAGCATATGAACTTCTTGAAGAACTTCTGGATTGGTGATGATGAAGTGGTGAAAGCAAAGAAAACACATCTTTTCGGGGCTGACCCTCCAATTCTTTATGTCCTTCACTACTTAGGATACAAGCCATGGTTGTGTTTTCGGGACTATGATTGTAACTGGAATGTAGACATATTACAAGAATTCGCGAGTGATGTTGCACATCACAAGTGGTGGAAAGTGCACGATGCAATGCCCGAGCAGCTGCAGGAGTTTTGCCTTCTAAGATCAAAGCAGAAGGCACAATTGGAATGGGACAGAAGGGAAGCAGAGAAAGCTAAATTTGTAGATGGACATTGGAAAATCAAGATCAAGGATCGACGACTCAAGATATGCACAGACAAGTTATGCAATTGGAAGGGTATGTTGAAGCATTGGGGGCAAAAAAAGAATTGGACAGATGATCCTTCTTTTCACCCTTCACCACCAACCATAAGGACTAAAAAAGCCAAAACATCCTCCCTTTCTGGTATATAA